One genomic segment of Verrucomicrobiia bacterium includes these proteins:
- a CDS encoding endo-1,4-beta-xylanase: MHRSIRSLFTNKKLLGLHVVVFLVVVLGLFFATKSRVPQTPVLPEPPLKSLAAAKGIQLGNFAMPKLLGEKPYSDILTSQFDLALIDNQPNWHFTDTDLRPTPSTFNFSRVDEVVDFAEKHDMSIQAHHYVWGEEKWLPDWLLKGNYNKAQLLEIIRNHIMTMGQRYSGRIQEWTVVNEPFTRGQHMYGLNDWWADSVGDLSYIDQSFIWARQADPHSKLLLNDFNNERMNDTSNRMYDYTKAALARGVPIDGIGMQMHLDGTHPPVKDEVISNMKRFGDLGLKVYVTEFDVNMNDVKADQKSRDDIQSGIYHEMMRACIESKVCPSFALLGITDKETWYNYLPGTPNSNPLPFDADYKPKPAFYSLRAALEQQ, encoded by the coding sequence GTGCATAGATCCATCCGATCTCTTTTTACGAATAAAAAACTACTGGGCCTTCATGTGGTGGTTTTTTTGGTGGTGGTCTTGGGATTGTTTTTTGCCACAAAAAGTAGGGTGCCGCAGACACCTGTCTTGCCTGAACCTCCTCTGAAATCTCTGGCCGCGGCAAAGGGTATTCAGCTGGGCAACTTTGCTATGCCAAAGCTGCTGGGCGAAAAGCCGTATTCTGACATACTGACCTCGCAGTTTGACCTTGCCTTGATAGACAACCAACCCAACTGGCACTTTACGGATACTGATCTGCGGCCCACGCCTAGTACTTTTAACTTTAGCCGCGTGGACGAGGTTGTAGATTTTGCAGAAAAGCACGACATGTCTATTCAGGCACACCACTATGTATGGGGAGAAGAAAAATGGCTACCCGATTGGCTACTAAAAGGCAACTACAACAAAGCCCAGCTACTGGAGATTATTCGTAATCACATCATGACTATGGGGCAGCGATATAGCGGCAGGATCCAAGAGTGGACGGTGGTCAACGAGCCGTTTACCCGCGGCCAACACATGTACGGCTTGAATGATTGGTGGGCAGACAGTGTGGGTGATCTGAGCTACATTGACCAGTCCTTTATATGGGCCCGTCAGGCCGACCCGCATTCCAAGCTACTGTTAAACGACTTCAATAACGAAAGAATGAACGATACTTCGAACAGAATGTATGACTACACAAAAGCGGCGTTAGCGCGTGGTGTACCCATAGACGGTATAGGCATGCAGATGCACCTGGATGGTACGCATCCGCCCGTGAAGGACGAGGTAATATCTAACATGAAACGATTCGGTGACCTAGGCCTGAAAGTCTACGTGACCGAATTTGATGTAAACATGAATGACGTAAAGGCCGACCAAAAATCTAGAGATGACATACAGTCTGGCATCTACCATGAAATGATGCGTGCTTGTATTGAATCAAAAGTCTGCCCCAGCTTTGCCCTGCTGGGCATTACCGACAAAGAAACCTGGTATAACTATCTGCCTGGTACTCCAAATTCCAACCCCCTGCCTTTTGACGCAGACTACAAGCCCAAACCGGCTTTTTATAGCCTCAGAGCTGCCTTGGAGCAGCAGTAA
- a CDS encoding HAD hydrolase-like protein, with amino-acid sequence MKLFVWDFHGVLEKDNDKAVLEISNEVLRQAGHAERFSEEDNRAFYGLKWFQYFERLLPDLTNEQHMALQAACFVFAEENLHILAKHIKPNDHAVAVLESIHGAAHDQIILSNTRPHDLLWFVDTVGIQHLFPKDKVVGVNAHQKHGTKKDALAQYLKGKSLDGIVIIGDSQTDIDLHQVAGGTTYHYVHPHIATPSPVTADHSIRDLRQVLQEL; translated from the coding sequence GATTTTCATGGCGTTTTAGAAAAGGACAACGACAAGGCTGTCCTGGAAATTTCTAATGAAGTGCTACGGCAGGCAGGGCACGCCGAGCGATTTAGTGAGGAAGACAACCGGGCATTTTACGGCCTGAAATGGTTTCAGTATTTTGAAAGACTGTTGCCCGATTTAACCAACGAGCAGCACATGGCGCTGCAGGCAGCCTGCTTTGTCTTTGCCGAAGAAAATCTGCATATCTTGGCCAAGCATATAAAACCGAATGACCACGCGGTTGCGGTCCTGGAGTCGATACATGGGGCTGCTCATGACCAGATTATTTTGTCTAATACTCGGCCGCATGATCTGCTGTGGTTTGTGGACACAGTGGGCATTCAGCATCTTTTTCCAAAAGACAAAGTTGTTGGCGTGAACGCCCATCAAAAACACGGCACCAAAAAAGATGCCCTGGCCCAATACCTCAAAGGCAAGTCACTGGACGGCATCGTTATCATCGGTGATTCGCAGACTGACATCGACCTGCACCAAGTTGCCGGTGGCACGACCTACCACTATGTCCATCCGCACATAGCGACACCCAGTCCGGTTACGGCAGACCACTCTATCCGCGACTTGCGCCAAGTATTGCAAGAGTTGTAG